In a genomic window of Rhopalosiphum maidis isolate BTI-1 chromosome 4, ASM367621v3, whole genome shotgun sequence:
- the LOC113556670 gene encoding mediator of RNA polymerase II transcription subunit 15-like — MAYKMFSVGLVLAFAGMCLCQQQSTSSSQSQYPQSTAVSQSSFQTGSAAALQQPQTKLEDIERDTLAAAFGQKTQQPSSNKPSSVAPSVPQQLQSQQPPQSYQAIPQQQYFVQPYQALPQQFYMQPYQTQQQYLAQPYQMAIDYAGVQYSVVAPNSYPGNQIYQQYYVPAVPQPSAVPEYVTKQSFPATAAAAPAQVQQEYKQQQFSAPAQAQQVYKQQQFVAAPAQAQQEYKQQQFATAPAQAQQEYKQQQFAAAPAQAQQEYKQQQFNALAQAQQQYKQVQQQYVVPSPAYQYVQQPAAPSSNGPADYSYSTRHPATTAVQFKAPTAAVQPQYQYNVLPQQYQQQPQYYYTVSATEQPRVQQSAKSIFSSGVKSTTPTPLVKEQFAYKFESSPQQQPGAAYSTLRYSA; from the exons ATGGCATACAAG ATGTTCTCCGTCGGTCTGGTACTCGCATTCGCCGGCATGTGCTTGTGCCAACAACAATCGACTTCCAGCTCACAATCGCAATACCCACAGTCTACGGCCGTGTCTCAGTCGTCGTTCCAGACGGGATCGGCAGCCGCCCTGCAACAGCCGCAGACCAAATTGGAAGACATCGAACGCGACACTCTGGCAGCCGCTTTCGGACAGAAAACACAACAGCCGTCCAGTAATAAACCGTCGTCTGTGGCCCCCTCAGTCCCTCAACAACTGCAATCGCAACAACCGCCACAGTCTTACCAAGCGATCCCGCAACAACAATACTTCGTGCAACCTTACCAAGCACTACCCCAGCAGTTCTACATGCAACCGTACCAGACCCAACAACAGTACTTGGCACAACCTTACCAGATGGCTATCGACTACGCCGGTGTACAGTACTCGGTCGTCGCCCCCAACTCTTACCCCGGTAACCAGATTTACCAACAATACTACGTGCCAGCTGTCCCTCAACCGTCGGCTGTTCCTGAATACGTGACCAAACAATCTTTCCCGGCCACCGCTGCCGCCGCTCCTGCTCAAGTTCAACAGGAATACAAACAACAACAATTTTCCGCCCCCGCACAAGCTCAACAAGTGTACAAACAACAGCAATTCGTCGCCGCCCCTGCTCAAGCCCAACAAGAATACAAACAACAACAATTCGCCACCGCCCCCGCTCAAGCCCAACAAGAATACAAACAACAACAATTCGCCGCCGCCCCCGCTCAAGCCCAACAAGAATACAAGCAACAACAGTTCAACGCTTTGGCTCAAGCTCAACAACAGTACAAACAAGTGCAACAACAATACGTCGTGCCGTCCCCCGCATACCAATACGTCCAACAGCCAGCCGCCCCATCCTCCAACGGTCCAGCCGATTACTCGTACTCCACCCGTCATCCAGCCACCACCGCTGTCCAGTTCAAAGCCCCGACAGCCGCCGTCCAACCCCAATACCAGTACAACGTATTGCCGCAACAGTACCAACAACAACCCCAATACTACTACACCGTGTCCGCTACCGAACAGCCGCGCGTCCAACAGTCAGCTAAGAGCATATTCTCGTCCGGAGTCAAGTCCACCACGCCCACTCCGTTGGTCAAGGAACAATTCGCTTACAAGTTCGAATCGTCACCCCAACAACAACCCGGTGCCGCTTATAGCACGCTCAGATACTCCGCTTAA
- the LOC113558436 gene encoding histone-lysine N-methyltransferase 2D-like, protein MLPTFAVCFLASTALAACSARTRVHYIRAEDKSRHNDPYYYPERERFQSRASSIFGPSIQTSAAGFPYRFVFPANHPALSGSMYSQFVQNPHQPEPATYSAEDLFGPQPVAKQHPLSDLKHRQHQQQQQQQQQQQQQQQQNQHQQQQQQIGYESMAKMQYDFLGGGGGGGGSGKIQAQQQPSATYHHHLIKQPKHYQSYELAPNTLQQPLHQPLHQSPFPSTPAPIGQPIMLLIPSSGQPGAPYQTLVLVPSTVSPSPLPPQVPLFSGFHQQVQHHHGPPSQHFVHQPGGFITTHPRGPPLVAGFPSGLGGGGFSGGLGLAGQSVPGLGKFPGAQLFHRSHETLPKHPSHQQHQHKASSSRPSLQPTSYQGSGSTHVSHTTATGSSEQQPLEDKVGQSTGTSGEKSDERNDDDGGGSVSGGSTETKNEENKSPEFGDKTTVKPLKRIVVT, encoded by the exons ATGTTACCTACGTTTGCG gtaTGTTTTTTGGCATCGACCGCGTTGGCGGCATGCAGCGCGAGGACTAGGGTGCACTACATACGGGCCGAAGACAAGTCGCGACACAACGATCCGTACTATTACCCTGAACGAGAACGGTTCCAGTCTCGAGCTTCGTCCATTTTTGGACCTTCTATTCAGACCTCAGCTGCTGGGTTTCCGTATCGGTTCGTTTTTCCGGCCAATCATCCAGCCCTGAGTGGATCCATGTACTCGCAGTTTGTGCAAAACCCACACCAGCCCGAACCCGCAACTTACTCGGCCGAAGACCTGTTTGGGCCACAACCAGTAGCCAAGCAACATCCGCTGTCCGATCTCAAACATCGCCAGCAccagcaacagcaacagcagcaacaacaacaacaacaacaacaacaacagaaCCAGCACcagcaacaacagcagcaAATCGGTTACGAGTCAATGGCTAAGATGCAATACGATTTCCTCgggggcggcggcggcggcggtggtagTGGTAAAATACAAGCCCAACAGCAACCCTCCGCAACTTACCATCACCACCTGATAAAACAGCCGAAACACTATCAGAGCTACGAACTGGCGCCAAACACGCTGCAACAACCTCTGCATCAGCCCTTGCACCAGTCACCTTTTCCATCGACTCCCGCCCCCATCGGCCAACCGATTATGCTGCTTATACCCTCTTCCGGCCAACCCGGTGCCCCGTATCAGACTCTGGTCCTTGTCCCGTCGACTGTGTCGCCATCTCCACTTCCGCCCCAGGTGCCGCTGTTCTCGGGTTTCCACCAACAGGTCCAGCACCACCACGGACCGCCCAGCCAGCATTTCGTCCATCAACCCGGCGGCTTTATCACCACGCACCCGCGCGGCCCTCCACTAGTAGCCGGCTTTCCGTCGGGCCTCGGCGGCGGAGGCTTCAGCGGCGGGCTAGGTTTGGCCGGCCAAAGCGTCCCCGGGCTTGGAAAGTTTCCGGGAGCGCAATTGTTCCACCGATCGCACGAAACGCTCCCGAAACACCCGAGCCATCAACAACACCAGCACAAGGCGTCGTCGTCGAGACCGTCGCTGCAGCCGACGTCGTACCAAGGTTCCGGGTCGACACACGTGTCGCACACTACGGCCACTGGGTCGTCAGAGCAACAACCGCTAGAGGACAAGGTGGGACAAAGTACAGGGACGTCCGGTGAAAAGTCTGACGAGCGAAACGatgacgacggcggcggcagcgTCAGCGGTGGCAGCACCGAAACCAAAAACGAAGAAAATAAATCACCAGAGTTCGGCGACAAGACTACTGTTAAACCCTTAAAACGGATCGTGGTCACGTGA
- the LOC113558624 gene encoding hornerin-like, with amino-acid sequence MLLKITPFLAAVIVCCAAVTVNGGDKPAETPIDKRSTANGYGSYVGSYAPTTDYGAAAVQDGAVAYQYAAAAPIATGQYAAVPAAAPIGALVVPANQLFYPQPQSYGYSSAAAYTAPLTSVAYNTYPATTYGFQSPTYSAGGQSAAYTTGQSAAYTVGQSPAYSAGQSATYNAGQSPAYSAGQSATYNAGQSPAYSAGQSDTYSAGESAAYGAGQSVSSYGSGQSATTPAYSSPPAASYSASSSAPYKSSPVTFGKSEADSQTYSAPSYQSSLGLGNYVSSSFKTNKYPSHSPSSYPSTSSQYYAAQQSSSYGSPSKPSSYPSSSYPSDNSYNKFKYLPQSALYGGSSYKPSPSAHYKPSSPYDAFSQSYGHSSYPSSPQKYSGSSSYGSSSSPYSGSSSSYGSSSSPYSGSSSPYTGSSSSYGSSSSPYSGSSSPYTGGSSSYGSSSSPYSGSSSYGSSSSPYSGSSSYGSSSSPYSGSSSYGSSSSPYSGSSPSHGGSSSSYSGSSLYSGNSPSYSGSSPSYGSSPSYGSSPSYSSGSSSYDSPSLYKPSYESLSPYKLSSTYKSPYGSSSAVYQTESLSFYKKPSYYNKYSSGSPYEGSSYKSSPTYSSGSFKPIISSYPHSEYESPSSSLYSSKPSSYEYSSKY; translated from the exons ATGTTGTTGAAGATAACGCCG TTTTTGGCGGCGGTAATTGTGTGCTGTGCTGCAGTCACGGTAAATGGAGGAGACAAACCAGCAGAAACACCAATCGATAAACGGAGCACAGCCAACGGTTATGGTTCTTATGTCGGTAGTTATGCTCCAACTACGGATTACGGCGCAGCGGCCGTTCAAGACGGCGCTGTAGCTTACCAATACGCCGCAGCGGCTCCAATCGCCACCGGCCAGTACGCTGCAGTTCCGGCGGCTGCTCCCATCGGTGCCTTAGTGGTGCCCGCCAATCAGCTGTTCTATCCGCAACCACAATCGTACGGATACTCGTCAGCCGCTGCTTATACCGCCCCTCTGACTTCGGTGGCTTATAACACTTATCCAGCCACCACTTATGGCTTCCAGTCACCCACTTACAGCGCCGGCGGTCAGTCTGCCGCTTACACCACCGGTCAATCTGCCGCTTACACCGTCGGTCAGTCGCCCGCTTACAGCGCTGGTCAGTCAGCCACTTACAATGCCGGTCAGTCGCCCGCTTACAGCGCTGGTCAGTCAGCCACTTACAATGCCGGTCAGTCGCCCGCTTACAGCGCCGGTCAATCAGATACTTACAGTGCTGGTGAGTCGGCCGCTTATGGTGCCGGGCAATCGGTCTCTTCTTACGGTTCCGGTCAATCCGCTACCACTCCTGCTTACAGCTCACCACCTGCTGCTTCTTACAGTGCTTCGTCCTCGGCACCTTACAAATCGAGTCCCGTGACTTTCGGCAAATCGGAAGCTGATTCGCAAACCTACTCAGCACCATCGTACCAATCATCCCTAGGACTAGGCAATTATGTTTCTTCATCGTTTAAGACTAATAAGTATCCATCGCACTCGCCGTCCTCTTACCCGTCTACGTCTAGCCAATATTACGCAGCACAGCAGTCATCTTCGTACGGATCACCGTCTAAACCCAGCAGTTATCCATCCTCTTCGTATCCGTCTGACAACTCGTacaacaaattcaaatatttgccGCAGAGTGCGTTGTATGGTGGATCATCGTACAAACCATCCCCGTCTGCCCACTATAAACCATCGTCGCCATACGATGCATTTTCCCAGTCTTACGGACATTCGTCATATCCGTCTTCGCCACAAAAGTACAGTGGCTCTTCTTCGTACGGTAGTAGCTCATCTCCGTACAGTGGTAGCTCATCCTCATACGGTAGTAGCTCATCTCCGTACAGTGGTAGCTCATCCCCGTACACTGGTAGTTCATCCTCATACGGTAGTAGCTCATCTCCGTACAGCGGTAGCTCATCCCCGTACACTGGTGGTTCATCTTCATACGGTAGTAGCTCATCCCCGTACAGTGGTTCATCTTCATACGGTAGTAGCTCATCCCCGTACAGTGGTTCATCTTCATACGGTAGTAGCTCATCCCCGTACAGTGGTTCATCTTCATACGGTAGTAGCTCATCTCCGTACAGTGGTAGCTCTCCCTCACACGGCGGTAGTTCTTCCTCGTACAGTGGTTCATCTCTGTACTCTGGTAACTCTCCTTCTTATAGTGGTAGTTCTCCTTCTTATGGTAGCTCTCCTTCTTATGGTAGCTCTCCTTCTTATAGTAGTGGCTCTTCTTCGTATGATTCGCCGTCTCTGTACAAACCGTCGTATGAATCATTATCGCCTTACAAATTGTCATCCACGTACAAGTCACCATACGGCAGCTCCAGTGCTGTATATCAAACAGAATCATTATCCTTTTATAAGAAGCCCTCTTACTATAACAAATATTCTAGTGGATCGCCTTACGAAGGTTCTTCTTATAAGTCGTCACCGACTTATTCATCTGGTTCATTCAAACCAATTATTTCTTCCTATCCTCATAGTGAATATGAATCACCGTCATCTTCTCTTTACAGTTCTAAGCCAAGTTCATACGAATACAGTTCTAAATATTGA